The following are encoded together in the Acidovorax sp. KKS102 genome:
- a CDS encoding recombination-associated protein RdgC, producing the protein MFANLIIYRIAPQWSATLDQVEQALVKTPFAECGPTQEKSVGWIPPRGEAHGAFAEGVAGQWILRFMTESKVLPGSALSRKVKEKAERVEKETGRKPGKKESKELKDEARLDLLPMALTKQAHMWVWISPASRLLVLDTSSQGRADEVVTHLVEALPGLSVSMLDTQTSPQAAMAHWLKEQEPPTGFTVDRECELKSAGEEKAVVRYARHPLDIEEVQAHIDAGKLPTRLALTWDDRVSFVLTDNLQIRKVRLLDTVFEGTKADDGGFDADVAIATGELGKLIPDVLDALGGEVQS; encoded by the coding sequence ATGTTCGCAAACCTCATCATCTACCGCATCGCCCCTCAGTGGTCCGCAACTCTTGACCAGGTCGAGCAGGCGCTGGTGAAGACTCCTTTCGCTGAGTGTGGCCCAACGCAAGAGAAGTCGGTTGGTTGGATTCCTCCTCGCGGAGAGGCTCATGGTGCATTTGCCGAGGGTGTTGCCGGGCAGTGGATATTGCGCTTCATGACCGAATCCAAAGTGCTCCCCGGCTCCGCGCTGAGCCGCAAGGTCAAGGAGAAGGCCGAGCGCGTTGAAAAGGAAACAGGCCGCAAGCCTGGCAAGAAGGAGAGCAAGGAGCTGAAGGATGAGGCGCGGCTTGACCTGCTGCCCATGGCGCTGACAAAGCAGGCGCACATGTGGGTGTGGATCTCCCCGGCATCGCGCCTGCTGGTGCTGGACACGTCCAGCCAAGGCCGAGCCGACGAGGTGGTCACGCACCTGGTCGAGGCGCTACCCGGCTTGTCGGTGTCCATGCTCGACACCCAGACCAGCCCACAGGCTGCGATGGCCCACTGGCTCAAGGAGCAAGAACCGCCAACGGGCTTTACCGTAGACCGCGAATGCGAGCTTAAAAGTGCGGGAGAGGAAAAGGCAGTGGTGCGATATGCCCGCCACCCGCTGGACATCGAAGAGGTGCAGGCCCACATTGATGCGGGAAAACTGCCAACGCGTCTGGCGTTGACTTGGGACGACCGCGTGTCGTTCGTGCTGACTGACAACCTGCAAATTCGCAAGGTGCGGCTTCTGGACACGGTCTTTGAAGGCACCAAGGCCGACGACGGAGGCTTTGATGCCGATGTGGCGATCGCCACGGGCGAGCTGGGGAAGTTGATCCCGGATGTGCTTGATGCGCTGGGCGGCGAGGTGCAGTCCTGA
- a CDS encoding regulatory protein GemA, with product MSNHTAAIHVLKSKLQLTDDDYRALLKNLTQKTSSKDLTDKERQAVRDHMQNLAERSGVATPLRRRSPGRTFAQAKAAASPRERKVWALWHQLHRDGLVHDTSPKALNAWVARTVHVSALAFANAAQLDTLIEALKAWQLRGGEHG from the coding sequence ATGAGCAACCACACCGCCGCCATCCACGTCCTCAAGTCCAAGCTGCAGCTCACGGACGATGACTACCGCGCGCTGCTCAAGAACTTGACCCAAAAGACCAGCAGCAAGGACCTGACGGACAAGGAGCGCCAAGCCGTGCGCGACCACATGCAAAACCTGGCCGAGCGTTCGGGCGTGGCCACGCCGTTGCGCCGCCGCTCGCCCGGCCGCACGTTTGCCCAGGCCAAGGCCGCAGCCAGCCCCCGCGAGCGCAAGGTGTGGGCGCTGTGGCACCAGCTGCACCGCGACGGCCTGGTCCATGACACCAGCCCGAAAGCCCTCAACGCCTGGGTGGCCCGTACGGTGCATGTGAGTGCGCTGGCGTTCGCCAATGCGGCCCAGCTGGATACCTTGATTGAGGCGCTGAAGGCTTGGCAACTACGTGGAGGTGAGCATGGTTGA
- a CDS encoding phage protease: protein MHQRTASRSTRIAICSAGAAALAIAACTFGVPAKTAQTTGGTVMLQLTPAGTFKPNDGRELKPGAWRIDAASAQHVIERFKTRGKPPVIDYEHQTLKKEQNGQPAPAAGWIRDLRWVDGQGLYAVAELTARARDYIKAGEYLYFSPVFEYDEITGTVLAVHMGALTNDPGISGMEPLSLVAAATAAFLPSNPPRQEPSVNPLLKALLAALGLPETTTEPAAIAALTALGPLQPLQARANVATAVCTALKLPADATPEVATAACASLAQSQPGAPDPTKWVPIETVTAMQGQIAALTSRQVETDVDALIKPALADGRLLPTLETWARDMGKKDIAALTAFIGASKPIPALAGTQTGGKAPTATASGDQQLSADELAVCNSMGITPEAYRKAGTAMATGAAA from the coding sequence ATGCATCAACGCACCGCCTCCCGTAGCACCCGCATCGCCATCTGCAGCGCAGGCGCCGCCGCCCTGGCCATCGCCGCCTGCACATTCGGCGTGCCTGCCAAGACCGCGCAAACGACGGGCGGCACGGTCATGCTGCAGCTCACCCCAGCGGGCACCTTCAAGCCCAACGATGGGCGCGAGCTGAAGCCCGGCGCCTGGCGCATCGACGCCGCCAGCGCGCAACACGTCATCGAGCGATTCAAGACCCGGGGCAAGCCCCCGGTCATCGACTACGAGCACCAGACCCTCAAGAAGGAACAGAACGGCCAGCCCGCACCCGCAGCGGGCTGGATTCGTGATCTGCGCTGGGTTGACGGCCAGGGTTTGTACGCCGTGGCCGAGCTGACAGCCCGCGCCCGCGACTACATCAAGGCGGGCGAGTACCTCTACTTCTCCCCCGTCTTTGAGTACGACGAAATCACCGGCACGGTGCTCGCCGTGCACATGGGAGCGCTCACCAACGACCCGGGCATCAGCGGCATGGAGCCACTCTCCCTGGTAGCCGCCGCGACCGCCGCTTTCCTTCCCTCCAACCCTCCACGACAGGAGCCTTCCGTGAACCCCTTGCTCAAAGCCTTGCTGGCCGCCCTTGGCCTGCCTGAAACCACCACCGAGCCCGCCGCCATTGCAGCGCTCACCGCCCTCGGTCCGCTGCAGCCCCTGCAGGCCCGCGCTAACGTGGCCACGGCCGTCTGCACCGCGCTCAAGCTCCCGGCTGATGCCACGCCCGAGGTGGCCACGGCCGCCTGCGCCAGCCTGGCGCAATCCCAGCCAGGTGCACCTGACCCAACCAAGTGGGTGCCCATCGAAACGGTCACTGCCATGCAGGGCCAGATTGCTGCGCTCACATCGCGCCAGGTCGAAACCGACGTCGATGCGCTGATCAAGCCTGCGTTGGCTGATGGCCGTCTGCTGCCCACACTGGAAACCTGGGCTCGCGACATGGGCAAGAAGGACATTGCGGCCCTTACGGCCTTCATCGGAGCGTCCAAGCCCATCCCGGCCCTGGCGGGCACGCAGACGGGTGGCAAGGCGCCCACTGCCACCGCCAGTGGCGACCAGCAGCTCAGCGCCGACGAGCTGGCCGTGTGCAACTCCATGGGCATCACGCCCGAGGCCTACCGCAAGGCGGGCACTGCCATGGCCACAGGCGCCGCCGCCTGA
- a CDS encoding Mu-like prophage major head subunit gpT family protein: MIINHGNLAILNQSFSAAFAGGLASAAPMWSQIATLVPSTTSEQKYGWLGKITKFREWIGERQYQNLVAHDYAIKNKTFENTVSVGRDEIEDDQYGVYKPVIEQLGQDAALHPDELVFAMLNAGFTTPCYDGQYFFDTDHPVGAPGNQTSVSNFQGGSGAAWFLVDNTKVIKPIIYQKRRDYGFQAKTSLSDDNVFSRNEFVWGADGRGNAGLGLWQLAYASKQTLDVDSYADARAAHQSFMGDNGKPLVIRSAELWVPPALEQVALEVVQAERLANGASNVMRNLSKVVVCPWLTA, from the coding sequence ATGATCATCAATCACGGCAACCTCGCCATCCTCAACCAGTCGTTCAGCGCCGCCTTCGCCGGTGGCCTGGCCAGCGCTGCCCCCATGTGGTCGCAGATCGCCACCCTGGTGCCCAGCACCACCAGCGAGCAAAAGTACGGCTGGCTGGGCAAAATCACCAAGTTCCGCGAATGGATCGGCGAGCGCCAGTACCAGAACCTGGTCGCGCACGACTACGCCATCAAGAACAAGACCTTTGAAAACACCGTATCGGTGGGCCGGGACGAGATCGAGGACGACCAATACGGCGTCTACAAACCCGTCATCGAGCAGCTGGGGCAAGACGCCGCGCTGCACCCCGACGAGCTGGTGTTCGCCATGCTCAACGCGGGCTTCACCACGCCTTGCTACGACGGCCAGTACTTCTTCGACACCGACCACCCGGTGGGCGCCCCTGGTAACCAGACCAGCGTGAGCAACTTCCAGGGCGGCAGCGGCGCGGCCTGGTTCCTGGTGGACAACACCAAGGTCATCAAGCCCATCATTTACCAGAAGCGCCGCGACTACGGCTTCCAGGCCAAGACCAGCCTGAGCGACGACAACGTCTTCAGCCGCAACGAATTCGTTTGGGGTGCAGACGGGCGCGGTAACGCGGGCCTGGGCCTGTGGCAGCTCGCCTATGCCAGCAAGCAGACGCTGGACGTGGACAGCTATGCCGATGCACGCGCCGCCCATCAGTCCTTCATGGGCGACAACGGCAAGCCACTGGTCATCCGCAGCGCCGAACTGTGGGTGCCTCCCGCCCTGGAGCAGGTAGCGCTGGAAGTGGTGCAGGCCGAGCGCCTGGCAAACGGTGCCAGCAACGTGATGCGCAACCTCTCCAAGGTTGTCGTCTGCCCCTGGCTCACCGCCTGA
- a CDS encoding gp436 family protein, which translates to MPYITTAELAERPGAREIALAASSDATPVVDFALMDATLRGADRSAWTAPQLAAADAALQRVQDAVAEAGAVIDGHLAQRGYTLPLNLPPTSTGKSLLTAWARSISRYLLNGRRVTDEAKDPVARDYRDALKMLDRVAAGKLSLGANDPEAPANATSTDVRFDAAPPVFSRHELRAFR; encoded by the coding sequence ATGCCCTACATCACCACCGCCGAACTGGCCGAACGCCCAGGCGCCCGGGAGATCGCTCTCGCGGCCAGCAGCGATGCCACGCCTGTGGTGGACTTCGCCTTGATGGACGCCACGCTGCGCGGCGCAGACCGCTCGGCCTGGACGGCCCCGCAGCTCGCTGCCGCCGACGCAGCCCTGCAGCGCGTGCAAGACGCCGTGGCTGAGGCCGGTGCCGTGATCGACGGCCACCTTGCGCAACGCGGCTACACACTGCCCCTGAACCTGCCCCCCACGTCCACCGGCAAAAGCCTGCTGACGGCTTGGGCACGCTCCATTTCGCGCTACCTGCTCAACGGCCGCCGCGTGACGGATGAGGCCAAAGACCCGGTAGCCCGCGACTACCGCGACGCCTTGAAGATGCTCGACCGCGTGGCTGCGGGCAAGCTGAGCCTGGGCGCCAACGACCCTGAGGCCCCCGCCAACGCCACCAGCACCGACGTGCGCTTTGACGCTGCGCCGCCCGTGTTCTCGCGCCATGAGCTGCGGGCCTTCCGGTAA
- a CDS encoding DUF1799 domain-containing protein: MEANQVARAECASQEGDFELPPELWRAWEVFTACDRNWRVLIGVGLVHYDGIDATAMQSVMHMLNVKPKHRRNVFWMVRVLEAEARKFLNQR; the protein is encoded by the coding sequence ATGGAGGCGAACCAGGTCGCCCGGGCCGAATGCGCCAGCCAGGAAGGTGACTTTGAGTTGCCGCCCGAGTTGTGGCGGGCTTGGGAGGTGTTCACCGCCTGTGACCGCAACTGGCGCGTACTCATCGGCGTTGGCCTGGTGCATTACGACGGCATAGACGCCACAGCCATGCAGTCGGTCATGCACATGCTGAATGTGAAGCCCAAGCACCGGCGCAATGTGTTCTGGATGGTTCGCGTACTCGAAGCCGAGGCACGCAAGTTTCTCAACCAACGGTAA